One candidate division WOR-1 bacterium RIFOXYB2_FULL_36_35 genomic region harbors:
- a CDS encoding hydrogenase, translating into MQNILKNSLKKGLVTKNLSFNKDEITVLGKELKSAIIKKFGRSFHIREVDTGSCGACESEIIAITNPIYDIQRFGIDFVASPRHADALLITGPVSKNMLLALKKTYDAMPTPKVVITLGYCALNGGIFKDSYYIEGGVNNILPVALHIPGCPPTPHQIIKELLSFITYSKQ; encoded by the coding sequence ATGCAAAACATATTAAAAAACAGCCTTAAAAAAGGGCTTGTTACAAAAAACCTCTCTTTTAACAAAGACGAAATAACTGTTTTAGGCAAAGAGTTGAAATCAGCCATAATAAAAAAATTCGGCAGGTCGTTTCATATAAGAGAGGTAGATACGGGGTCTTGTGGCGCATGCGAATCTGAAATAATTGCAATTACAAACCCAATTTACGACATCCAAAGATTCGGAATAGACTTTGTCGCCTCGCCTCGGCATGCAGATGCCCTGCTTATAACAGGGCCTGTTTCAAAGAATATGCTTCTGGCTCTCAAAAAAACATATGATGCCATGCCGACACCAAAAGTTGTAATTACCCTAGGTTATTGCGCATTAAACGGCGGAATATTTAAAGATTCTTATTATATCGAAGGAGGAGTAAACAATATTTTACCTGTAGCTCTTCACATCCCCGGTTGTCCACCCACACCCCATCAAATAATAAAAGAGTTATTGAGTTTTATAACATACAGTAAACAGTAA